A window of the Campylobacter massiliensis genome harbors these coding sequences:
- the tig gene encoding trigger factor → MQIKTKAIDAVNASLSAKIPSTDVKSKLENAAKKAAKNMKIDGFRAGKVPVNVVLKRYEKELTADAEQDALKDVIDAGLKELNRKFKEVIGEPIVTKFDRGENEIDAEIELSFKPVINIDGYEELIESVSTPRVTKKEIDERKNEILKMMAPLEKIEKAALEKGDFAKFDFEGFVDGEAFEGGKAENYLLEIGSGQFIPGFEDGMIGLKVGEERDVKVKFPAEYGAAHLTGKDATFKVKLHEIQGKKVPEEIDEETLKRIMPGEEKVSVELFEERLKEQIKAEKHAKNVNEELKPKFADAIVAKFNFDVPKNIVEQEMDMQFRSAWSNFTPEQMAKFREDKDALTKQRETYRDDAVKSVKLTFIIDELARRRDIKVSDQELIQAVYFEAYRSGVDPKQHLENYKNQGILPAIKMSMIEEKLFNEMFALKSDKKEKKAE, encoded by the coding sequence ATGCAAATCAAAACCAAGGCGATCGACGCCGTAAATGCTTCGCTAAGTGCGAAAATACCGAGCACGGACGTAAAATCCAAACTCGAAAACGCTGCTAAAAAAGCTGCGAAAAATATGAAAATAGACGGATTTAGAGCGGGCAAAGTGCCTGTGAACGTGGTGCTAAAACGTTACGAAAAAGAACTAACCGCCGATGCTGAGCAAGACGCGCTAAAAGATGTCATAGACGCTGGACTAAAAGAGCTAAATAGAAAATTTAAAGAGGTTATCGGCGAGCCGATCGTGACAAAATTTGATAGAGGCGAAAACGAAATAGACGCGGAGATAGAGCTTTCGTTTAAACCGGTTATAAACATCGACGGATACGAGGAGCTAATAGAGAGCGTCAGCACTCCGCGCGTAACTAAAAAAGAGATCGACGAGAGAAAAAACGAAATTTTAAAAATGATGGCTCCGCTAGAAAAAATAGAAAAAGCCGCACTTGAAAAGGGCGATTTTGCTAAATTTGACTTCGAGGGCTTCGTGGACGGCGAGGCGTTTGAGGGCGGCAAAGCCGAAAACTACCTGCTAGAAATCGGCTCGGGCCAGTTTATACCGGGCTTTGAGGACGGTATGATCGGGCTAAAAGTCGGTGAAGAGCGCGACGTGAAGGTTAAATTCCCTGCCGAGTACGGCGCTGCGCACCTTACGGGCAAAGACGCGACGTTTAAAGTAAAACTACACGAAATCCAAGGTAAAAAAGTGCCTGAAGAGATCGACGAAGAGACGCTAAAACGCATCATGCCGGGCGAGGAAAAGGTAAGCGTCGAGCTATTTGAAGAGAGACTAAAAGAGCAGATCAAAGCCGAGAAGCACGCTAAAAACGTAAACGAGGAGCTAAAGCCTAAATTTGCCGACGCGATCGTGGCTAAATTTAACTTCGACGTGCCGAAAAATATCGTAGAACAAGAGATGGATATGCAATTCCGCAGCGCTTGGAGCAACTTTACGCCTGAGCAGATGGCTAAATTTAGAGAGGATAAAGACGCTCTAACTAAACAGCGCGAGACTTACCGCGACGACGCCGTAAAAAGCGTTAAGCTAACGTTTATAATAGACGAACTAGCGCGCCGCAGAGATATCAAGGTAAGCGACCAAGAGCTGATCCAAGCGGTGTATTTCGAGGCGTATCGCTCGGGCGTAGATCCGAAACAGCACCTTGAAAACTATAAAAATCAAGGAATTTTACCTGCGATCAAAATGTCGATGATCGAAGAGAAGCTATTTAACGAGATGTTTGCGCTAAAGAGCGATAAGAAAGAGAAAAAGGCGGAGTAA
- the folE gene encoding GTP cyclohydrolase I FolE — MQENLKNENLKREKFESCVEQMLNLVGEDPHREGLVKTPERVFKAYEFLTSGYSQDPKVVLNDALFDSSNNEMVLVRDIEFYSLCEHHLLPFFGRVHVAYIPNHKVVGLSKIPRMVNIFARRLQIQEQLTEQIAEAVQEVIKPKGVGVVIEARHMCVEMRGVGKINSTTTTSALRGCFLKSSETRREFFSLINSHKEVRF, encoded by the coding sequence ATGCAAGAAAATTTAAAAAATGAGAATTTAAAAAGAGAAAAGTTTGAAAGCTGCGTCGAGCAGATGCTAAATTTAGTCGGCGAAGACCCGCATAGAGAGGGGCTGGTTAAAACTCCCGAGCGCGTTTTTAAAGCTTACGAGTTTTTAACGAGCGGCTACTCGCAAGACCCCAAAGTCGTACTAAACGACGCGCTGTTTGACAGCTCAAATAACGAAATGGTGCTCGTACGCGATATCGAATTTTACAGCCTTTGCGAGCACCATTTGTTGCCGTTTTTCGGGCGCGTGCACGTAGCCTACATCCCAAACCACAAGGTCGTGGGCCTTAGCAAAATCCCGCGCATGGTAAATATCTTCGCTCGCCGCCTGCAGATCCAAGAGCAGCTCACCGAACAGATAGCCGAAGCCGTGCAAGAGGTCATCAAGCCAAAAGGCGTGGGCGTCGTCATCGAGGCGCGCCACATGTGCGTGGAGATGCGAGGCGTAGGCAAGATCAACTCGACCACGACTACATCTGCGCTGCGAGGCTGCTTTTTAAAAAGTAGCGAGACTAGACGCGAGTTTTTTTCCCTTATAAATTCGCACAAAGAAGTGAGATTTTAG
- the fliI gene encoding flagellar protein export ATPase FliI: protein MGLDSLKSKLGANLSLSSVFGVIERISATTIEISGLRPSIGDIVQICAKDKSKSGLAMVTEVRQNTALISPFGFVEGYKIGDFVYQSDQGMKIPVGDALLGRVVDPFMNPKDGKGAIAATEYAPIMRAPIDAMKRGLIDEIFSVGVKSIDGLLTCGKGQKLGIFAGSGVGKSTLMGMIVKNSQAPIKVVALIGERGREVPEFIEKNLHGDLSSTVVIVATSDDSPLMRKYGAFCAMSVAEYFKNQGKDVLFIMDSVTRFAMAQREIGLALGEPPTSKGYPPSVLTLLPQLMERAGKEEGKGSITAFFTVLVDGDDMSDPIADQSRSILDGHIVLSREMTDFGIYPPINILNSASRVMSDIATKEHRANAAKLKRLYSLLKENEVLLRIGAYQKGSDKELDLAISKKEFIDNFLKQDAEEGFSFEQTQELLGGIN from the coding sequence GTGGGTTTAGATAGTTTAAAATCAAAGCTGGGCGCAAATTTATCTCTCTCTAGCGTCTTTGGTGTGATCGAGCGAATTTCTGCTACGACGATAGAGATTTCGGGCCTTCGCCCCAGCATCGGCGACATCGTGCAAATTTGCGCTAAAGACAAGAGCAAAAGCGGGCTAGCGATGGTGACTGAGGTACGGCAAAATACCGCGCTCATCTCGCCCTTTGGCTTTGTAGAAGGCTACAAGATCGGCGACTTCGTCTATCAAAGCGACCAGGGCATGAAAATCCCCGTCGGCGACGCTCTTTTAGGGCGCGTAGTCGATCCGTTTATGAATCCAAAAGACGGCAAAGGCGCGATCGCCGCCACCGAGTACGCCCCGATAATGCGAGCTCCGATCGATGCGATGAAACGCGGGCTGATAGATGAAATTTTTAGCGTCGGGGTTAAAAGCATCGACGGGCTGCTAACCTGCGGCAAAGGTCAAAAACTGGGCATTTTCGCGGGCTCTGGCGTAGGTAAAAGTACGCTCATGGGCATGATAGTGAAAAACTCGCAAGCTCCGATCAAAGTAGTCGCCCTCATCGGCGAGCGCGGCCGCGAGGTGCCCGAGTTTATAGAGAAAAATTTACACGGCGATCTAAGCAGCACCGTCGTCATCGTAGCCACCAGCGACGATAGCCCGCTAATGCGAAAATACGGCGCGTTTTGCGCGATGAGCGTGGCCGAATACTTCAAAAACCAAGGCAAAGACGTGCTTTTCATCATGGATAGCGTGACGCGATTTGCCATGGCGCAGCGAGAGATCGGGCTGGCGCTGGGCGAACCGCCGACGTCCAAGGGCTACCCGCCCTCCGTGCTCACCCTACTACCGCAGCTGATGGAGCGCGCGGGCAAAGAGGAGGGCAAGGGCAGCATAACGGCCTTTTTCACGGTGCTTGTAGACGGCGACGATATGAGCGATCCGATAGCCGACCAGAGTCGCTCGATCCTAGACGGCCACATCGTGCTTAGCCGCGAGATGACGGACTTTGGCATCTATCCGCCTATAAACATCCTAAACTCCGCCTCGCGCGTGATGAGCGACATCGCGACCAAAGAGCACAGGGCAAACGCCGCCAAGCTAAAGCGCCTCTACTCGCTCCTCAAAGAAAACGAAGTATTGCTACGCATCGGCGCGTATCAAAAAGGCAGCGACAAAGAGCTTGACCTTGCTATCTCAAAAAAAGAATTTATAGATAACTTCCTAAAACAAGACGCCGAAGAGGGCTTTAGCTTCGAGCAGACGCAAGAGTTACTAGGCGGGATAAATTAG